From a single Leptospira levettii genomic region:
- a CDS encoding response regulator — MVKILLIEDEPGIQETIQITLESEGFKLTIASTGSEGLKMVTADISIVILDIGLPDLNGFEVLKLIRQKYQIPVIFLTARNSEIDKVLGLEIGADDYIVKPFSPRELLARIRAILRRTQNPVSSEQISNQKIRISLDKKLVYYNGNSLNLSPYEYKTMELFFKWPGRIFTREEIMDIVWTEPEDSFDRAVDTVIKNIRARFKELDPNFDPIETRRGQGYELKETI; from the coding sequence ATGGTCAAAATTTTACTCATCGAAGATGAACCAGGTATACAAGAAACCATTCAAATTACTTTAGAGTCTGAAGGATTTAAACTAACAATTGCGTCCACAGGATCAGAAGGACTCAAAATGGTGACAGCTGATATCTCAATTGTGATCTTAGACATTGGTTTGCCTGACTTAAATGGATTTGAAGTTCTAAAATTGATACGTCAAAAATACCAAATCCCAGTGATATTTTTAACAGCACGAAACTCCGAAATTGATAAGGTACTTGGATTGGAAATTGGAGCTGATGATTATATTGTAAAACCATTTAGTCCGAGAGAACTATTGGCAAGGATTAGAGCTATCCTTAGACGAACACAAAATCCCGTGTCTAGTGAACAAATATCCAATCAAAAAATTAGGATCTCTTTAGATAAAAAACTAGTTTATTACAATGGAAATTCGTTGAATTTATCACCTTACGAATACAAAACGATGGAATTATTTTTTAAGTGGCCTGGAAGGATTTTTACTAGAGAAGAAATTATGGACATTGTTTGGACAGAACCTGAAGATAGTTTTGATCGTGCAGTGGATACTGTGATTAAAAATATTAGAGCTAGATTTAAAGAATTAGATCCCAATTTTGATCCAATCGAAACGAGAAGAGGTCAAGGATACGAATTAAAGGAAACCATATGA
- a CDS encoding DUF4349 domain-containing protein, which translates to MKKIKLPIYLLILFLFWSCGNAQEESVSVTSEDRKIASASAEKKVAPSSPSLEESSDSTPQMKETTIGPVFLPIQNNQDRLLEFQVDLTYQTKDLIKTRKDFLLFVSKYGFIENSSAMNSESPYMNVKMHIRSDKLYDALLELDTYGTLLSENISTVDHTEGMVWEKIKTNREKIRYQRRVSANHQTTGNSRNWSAIEETITESENEIDQTELQIWKINDKVKWATLNVSFSIPTPADKIIVPQYQNAFVGILNLFLELTYVLVWMIPAFLLIGLLYLPARKVLNWIRKKD; encoded by the coding sequence GTGAAAAAAATAAAATTACCAATTTACCTTCTTATTTTATTCCTCTTCTGGAGCTGTGGAAATGCACAAGAGGAAAGTGTGTCCGTAACATCGGAAGATAGAAAAATTGCGAGTGCGTCTGCTGAAAAAAAAGTTGCTCCGAGTTCTCCTTCTTTGGAAGAAAGTTCCGATTCCACTCCGCAGATGAAGGAAACTACGATAGGGCCTGTTTTCCTTCCGATTCAAAATAACCAAGATCGTTTATTGGAATTCCAAGTGGATTTAACGTATCAAACAAAAGATTTAATCAAAACCAGGAAAGATTTTTTGTTATTCGTGAGTAAGTATGGGTTCATTGAAAATAGTTCTGCAATGAATTCGGAATCACCTTATATGAATGTGAAAATGCACATTCGTTCTGACAAACTATACGATGCATTATTGGAATTAGATACATATGGCACATTACTAAGTGAAAATATAAGCACGGTTGATCACACCGAGGGAATGGTTTGGGAGAAAATTAAAACCAACCGAGAAAAAATTCGTTACCAAAGAAGGGTATCTGCCAATCACCAAACAACCGGTAATTCAAGGAATTGGTCTGCAATTGAAGAAACAATTACGGAGAGTGAAAATGAGATCGACCAAACAGAACTTCAAATCTGGAAAATTAATGATAAGGTAAAATGGGCTACCTTAAATGTCAGCTTTAGCATCCCCACACCTGCTGACAAAATTATCGTACCCCAATACCAAAATGCATTCGTAGGGATTTTGAATTTGTTTTTAGAACTCACATATGTTCTTGTTTGGATGATCCCAGCTTTTTTATTGATTGGTTTATTGTACCTTCCGGCAAGGAAAGTACTGAATTGGATCAGAAAAAAGGATTAA
- the creC gene encoding two-component system sensor histidine kinase CreC → MVTNYHQFFFILSIGFYYLIDKTEESIRPRYMETIEESLNDTTHVLSAIVEERINSNPNERFHLKSLVESLFRKPFQNVRNRSFEAKIYSLLKTNADLQIYITDAYGIVIFDSESYREGLDYSKYNDVYLTLKGKYGVRSSKMIETEKEGALFIASPIRFQNQIIGVLTVIKPKIGVIPFIEEAKHKFWRISLLVASSIAIVFSLLAYISFRPILRLSQYITALRNKEKNPFPKLGMKELNELGKEVDQLVVELEGKKYVESYVQTLTHEVKSPLSSILAAVELIQSHPNEMDRLTKTIDSEAKRIQNLIDQLLELSSLEGKNSIELNDTIDLVSFLNEILFRFEIELERKSLSLKKIFPEVSVMIKGNQNYLRMAIENIIRNSIDFANQNDLITIHLESTSNLQTKLIISDQGQLIPEFALTKVTDKFFSLPRPIGQRKSSGLGLSIVKEILDFHKAELKIQNRSPKGVEVSILFQK, encoded by the coding sequence TTGGTTACGAATTATCATCAGTTTTTTTTTATCTTATCAATCGGTTTTTATTACTTAATCGATAAAACCGAAGAATCAATTCGTCCTCGATATATGGAAACTATCGAGGAATCATTAAACGACACAACTCATGTTCTTTCTGCAATTGTTGAAGAACGAATCAATTCAAATCCAAATGAAAGGTTCCATCTTAAATCTTTAGTTGAATCATTATTTAGAAAACCATTTCAAAATGTGCGTAATCGCAGTTTTGAAGCAAAAATTTATTCATTATTAAAAACAAATGCAGATCTTCAAATATACATTACTGATGCATATGGAATCGTGATTTTTGATTCTGAGAGTTATCGTGAGGGCCTTGACTATTCCAAATACAATGATGTTTATTTAACTTTAAAAGGAAAATATGGAGTTAGATCCAGTAAAATGATCGAAACAGAAAAAGAAGGAGCATTGTTCATTGCCTCTCCCATTCGTTTTCAGAATCAGATTATTGGTGTATTAACAGTCATCAAACCGAAAATAGGTGTCATTCCATTCATCGAAGAAGCAAAACATAAATTTTGGCGAATCTCATTACTCGTCGCCTCGTCCATTGCCATTGTATTTAGTTTACTTGCTTATATTAGTTTTCGCCCGATTTTACGTTTGTCTCAATATATTACGGCCTTACGTAATAAGGAGAAAAATCCGTTCCCAAAATTAGGGATGAAGGAACTAAACGAGTTGGGAAAAGAAGTAGATCAATTGGTAGTTGAGTTGGAAGGAAAAAAATATGTAGAGTCATATGTGCAAACTTTAACTCATGAAGTGAAAAGTCCTTTGTCTTCGATACTTGCGGCAGTAGAACTAATACAGTCTCATCCAAATGAGATGGATCGCCTAACAAAAACAATTGATTCGGAGGCGAAACGGATCCAAAATCTTATCGATCAGTTATTGGAATTATCTTCATTGGAAGGTAAAAATTCAATCGAATTAAATGATACGATTGATTTGGTTTCTTTTTTAAATGAAATATTGTTTCGTTTTGAAATTGAATTAGAAAGAAAATCTTTATCACTTAAAAAAATATTTCCAGAAGTTTCAGTTATGATCAAAGGAAATCAAAACTACCTACGGATGGCCATAGAAAATATAATTCGAAATTCTATCGATTTTGCAAATCAAAATGATTTGATTACCATACATTTAGAATCTACTTCCAATCTTCAAACAAAATTAATCATTTCTGACCAGGGGCAATTGATACCTGAATTTGCATTAACAAAAGTTACAGATAAATTTTTTTCCTTACCTAGACCAATTGGCCAGAGAAAAAGTTCTGGTCTTGGATTAAGTATCGTAAAAGAAATTTTAGATTTTCACAAAGCAGAATTGAAGATACAAAATAGGTCTCCGAAGGGAGTGGAAGTGAGCATTTTGTTCCAAAAATAG